One region of Acidovorax sp. T1 genomic DNA includes:
- a CDS encoding undecaprenyl-phosphate glucose phosphotransferase — MLRSPLRLSSPAVRYVAMALDACIIWGCGWGAYWWYFGTAEHARIPSQYELAVLAASLMLLTFSRSVYRSWRVNDLWVMLRSVASGWLCSVGGVLLWLFVTKSSSDLSRMWFVGWVAGTLVVLCLQRLAVYGGLHWLRRKGYNFKTVVLVGVGPTSEHVQQALAQSAWSGLRVLATLPPEALAPFMAAQRGQQPVDEVWLCLPVGDKAGIFATLDVLRHSTANIRLVPDMSALRLINHGISEVVGIAMLDLSASPITGDVRLVKAVQDRVLGALILLLISPVMLAIALAIKLTSPGPVLYRQLRHGWNGEEIWVYKFRSMVVHAEQNGQVTQAQKSDARITPLGAFLRRTSLDELPQFINVLQGRMSIVGPRPHAVVHNEHYKELVPHYMLRHKVKPGITGWAQINGFRGETDTLDKMQKRVEYDLHYIENLSLALDLKIIAATLFKGFVHKNAY, encoded by the coding sequence ATGCTTCGTTCGCCGTTAAGGCTGTCTTCGCCCGCTGTTCGCTATGTGGCGATGGCGCTGGATGCTTGCATTATTTGGGGCTGTGGCTGGGGGGCTTACTGGTGGTACTTCGGCACGGCCGAGCATGCCCGCATTCCGTCGCAATACGAGCTGGCGGTGCTGGCGGCCTCGCTTATGTTGCTGACGTTTTCGCGCAGCGTTTACCGCTCTTGGCGCGTCAATGATCTGTGGGTCATGCTGCGCTCGGTCGCGTCGGGTTGGTTGTGCTCTGTGGGGGGCGTGCTGCTCTGGTTGTTTGTAACCAAGTCGTCGTCAGACCTGTCGCGCATGTGGTTTGTGGGTTGGGTCGCGGGCACGCTGGTGGTGTTGTGCCTGCAGCGGCTGGCGGTTTACGGCGGGCTGCACTGGCTGCGCCGCAAGGGCTATAACTTCAAAACAGTGGTGCTGGTGGGTGTGGGCCCCACCAGCGAGCATGTGCAACAGGCACTGGCCCAGTCGGCCTGGAGTGGCTTGCGCGTGCTGGCCACGCTGCCGCCCGAGGCGCTGGCGCCTTTCATGGCGGCGCAGCGGGGCCAGCAGCCGGTGGACGAGGTGTGGCTGTGCCTGCCCGTGGGCGACAAGGCGGGCATTTTTGCCACGCTGGATGTGCTGCGCCACAGCACGGCCAACATTCGCCTGGTGCCCGATATGTCTGCGCTCAGGCTGATCAATCACGGCATCAGCGAGGTGGTGGGCATTGCTATGCTCGACCTCTCGGCCTCGCCCATCACGGGCGATGTTCGGCTGGTCAAGGCGGTGCAAGACAGGGTGCTGGGCGCGCTGATCTTGCTGCTGATCAGCCCGGTCATGCTGGCCATTGCGTTGGCCATCAAGCTCACGTCCCCTGGGCCGGTGCTTTACCGCCAGCTCCGCCATGGCTGGAACGGCGAAGAGATCTGGGTTTACAAGTTCCGCAGCATGGTGGTGCACGCTGAGCAAAACGGCCAGGTCACGCAGGCGCAAAAGAGCGATGCCCGCATCACGCCGCTGGGCGCGTTCTTGCGCCGCACCAGCCTGGACGAGCTGCCCCAGTTCATCAACGTGCTCCAAGGCCGCATGTCCATCGTCGGCCCCAGGCCGCACGCCGTGGTGCACAACGAGCACTACAAAGAGCTGGTGCCCCACTACATGCTGCGCCACAAGGTCAAGCCCGGCATCACCGGCTGGGCACAAATCAACGGCTTTCGCGGCGAGACCGACACGCTGGACAAGATGCAAAAGCGCGTCGAATACGACTTGCACTACATCGAAAACCTGTCGCTGGCGCTGGACTTGAAGATCATCGCTGCGACGCTGTTCAAGGGTTTTGTGCACAAGAACGCGTATTAG
- a CDS encoding GIY-YIG nuclease family protein, translated as MFWVYILRCADASYYTGHTDNLEKRIGEHQSGITGGYTSTRLPVELVWTQECSTREEALAAELQVKGWSRRKKEALLTGDWAAVSKFAKKDFSK; from the coding sequence ATGTTCTGGGTTTACATCCTGCGTTGCGCCGATGCGAGCTATTACACCGGGCACACAGACAACCTCGAAAAACGCATAGGCGAGCACCAGTCGGGAATAACTGGCGGCTACACCTCTACGCGCCTACCGGTTGAACTGGTGTGGACACAGGAATGCTCCACCCGCGAAGAAGCCCTGGCGGCTGAACTGCAGGTAAAGGGCTGGAGCCGCCGCAAAAAAGAAGCCTTGCTCACAGGCGACTGGGCAGCAGTTTCAAAATTCGCGAAGAAAGATTTTTCGAAGTGA
- a CDS encoding NUDIX domain-containing protein: MAHIDNAALLPAPAFAAAVAALPLVSLDWVLTNPDGQLLLGQRLNAPARGWWFTPGGRIRKNEALAHALQRVACDELGLAPQLAGMWASRAQLMGAWDHFYPDSAFSPDASTHYVNLPHWLALTWAEVAQLALPVGEQHSAWQWCPLADVACNPLVHEYVRPYAAWALPRAARCD; the protein is encoded by the coding sequence GTGGCACATATTGACAATGCAGCCTTGCTGCCGGCACCCGCGTTCGCCGCGGCCGTGGCCGCGTTGCCGCTGGTCTCGCTCGATTGGGTGCTGACCAATCCTGACGGCCAGCTGCTGTTGGGCCAGCGCCTCAATGCGCCCGCGCGCGGCTGGTGGTTTACGCCGGGTGGGCGTATCCGCAAGAACGAAGCCCTGGCCCATGCGCTGCAGCGTGTGGCCTGCGATGAGCTGGGGTTGGCGCCGCAGCTTGCCGGCATGTGGGCAAGCCGTGCGCAGCTGATGGGTGCCTGGGACCATTTCTACCCCGACAGCGCTTTCAGCCCTGACGCAAGTACGCATTACGTGAACCTGCCGCACTGGCTGGCGCTGACGTGGGCCGAGGTGGCGCAGCTTGCGTTGCCCGTGGGCGAGCAGCACAGCGCCTGGCAATGGTGCCCGCTTGCCGATGTGGCTTGCAATCCGCTGGTGCATGAGTATGTGAGGCCGTACGCGGCCTGGGCGTTGCCTCGCGCCGCACGTTGTGATTGA
- a CDS encoding YjbH domain-containing protein, producing MYQKFTTRVARTTFKEWLPALGLLALPVLAQPQDLGVATLGATGGLTIPSAYVLGSGDMALSAGNYVDPKLGNFSRKQNYTLGFGLLPGVELFGRFAEYQNPRSVPPGALDVSGPRDISGNVKWQLPLDVPGIPKLAVGATDLSGGAVYFSSKYVVASDQYGPVRWSLGYARSKPALERAQSARVLDGVFGGAELFLGNRGLSLLAETDGTQRHAGLRYQSEALPWLADGYVVGTLQRSFGAKTLAGRSADDTSFNVSLVMALGASDTTRKAWADAVRPLAPLPLPGTAPADGMAATAHDRMEDLTRALRDSGLDRVRVGMLGQEMRVEYENYRYLHNEADALGVVLGLAAEYAPAGVERVNAVTLKAGQQVLETSVDVAAFRGFLRDGDASPVRVGMRVGQGGGFGTSAVQWAGEAVQRTRVRVELKPLLNYTLGTEFGAFDYSLAANVRATAGLWRGAEVYADVVQRLDESDNMQPGRIFASSQHRNGLRTLALQQSLWLGPRVFASAGVGRYNHNYRGVEGESILFMPWNEDTVHLKGSYLRQQGSALPRTQEAYAASYRWKFDSKTWVEGGYHQYTDRSTGPALALTRWFGDVAVQVFARKGGSNTYVGLELSLPLTPRQGMGAGTVQLAGTPRYAQSIRTLMTNGGNAYNWVDSRSVRPVALNYQPEVEQLNSGRITPDFIKDQVQRMRESFFLHARNQLD from the coding sequence ATGTATCAAAAGTTTACAACGCGTGTTGCGCGCACCACCTTCAAAGAATGGCTTCCGGCGCTGGGGCTGTTGGCTTTGCCGGTGTTGGCGCAACCGCAAGATTTGGGTGTGGCCACCCTGGGCGCCACGGGCGGCCTGACCATTCCTTCGGCCTATGTGCTGGGCTCGGGCGATATGGCGCTGAGCGCGGGCAATTATGTAGACCCCAAGCTGGGCAACTTCAGCCGCAAGCAGAACTACACGCTGGGCTTTGGACTGCTGCCGGGGGTGGAGCTTTTTGGACGGTTTGCCGAATACCAGAACCCGCGTTCCGTGCCGCCTGGCGCCCTCGATGTGAGTGGGCCGCGCGACATTTCTGGCAATGTGAAATGGCAGTTGCCTTTGGATGTGCCCGGCATTCCCAAGTTGGCCGTGGGCGCCACCGACCTGAGCGGTGGCGCGGTGTATTTCAGCTCCAAGTATGTGGTGGCCAGCGATCAATATGGCCCGGTGCGCTGGTCGCTGGGCTATGCGCGCAGCAAGCCGGCGCTGGAGCGGGCCCAAAGCGCGCGGGTGCTGGACGGCGTGTTTGGCGGGGCCGAGCTGTTTCTGGGCAACAGGGGCCTTTCGTTGCTGGCCGAAACCGATGGCACGCAGCGCCATGCCGGTCTGCGTTACCAGTCTGAAGCGCTGCCTTGGTTGGCCGATGGCTATGTGGTGGGCACGCTGCAGCGCTCTTTTGGTGCAAAAACGCTGGCGGGGCGCTCCGCCGATGACACTAGCTTCAATGTGTCGCTGGTAATGGCGCTGGGCGCATCCGACACCACCCGCAAGGCCTGGGCCGATGCCGTTCGGCCGCTGGCGCCGCTGCCTTTGCCAGGCACGGCGCCTGCTGACGGCATGGCGGCCACCGCGCACGACCGCATGGAAGACCTGACCCGCGCCCTGCGCGACAGCGGCCTCGATCGTGTGCGCGTTGGCATGCTGGGCCAGGAGATGCGGGTCGAATACGAAAACTACCGCTACCTGCACAACGAGGCCGATGCCTTGGGCGTGGTGCTGGGCCTGGCCGCTGAATACGCGCCCGCTGGCGTGGAGCGCGTGAACGCCGTCACGCTCAAGGCGGGCCAGCAGGTGCTGGAGACGTCGGTTGATGTGGCGGCGTTTCGCGGCTTTCTGCGCGATGGCGACGCCTCGCCGGTGCGCGTTGGCATGCGCGTGGGCCAGGGGGGCGGCTTTGGCACCAGCGCGGTGCAGTGGGCTGGCGAGGCCGTGCAGCGCACGCGGGTGCGGGTTGAGCTCAAGCCGCTGCTCAACTACACCCTGGGCACCGAGTTTGGTGCGTTTGATTATTCGCTGGCGGCCAACGTGCGTGCCACGGCCGGTTTGTGGCGCGGCGCCGAGGTCTATGCCGATGTGGTGCAGCGCCTGGACGAATCCGACAACATGCAGCCGGGCCGGATCTTTGCCAGCTCGCAGCACCGCAATGGCCTGAGAACGCTGGCCTTGCAACAGTCGCTCTGGCTGGGGCCACGGGTGTTTGCCAGCGCTGGTGTGGGCCGCTACAACCACAACTACCGTGGCGTGGAGGGCGAGTCGATCCTGTTCATGCCCTGGAACGAGGACACGGTGCACCTCAAGGGCAGCTACCTGCGCCAGCAGGGAAGTGCGCTGCCTCGCACGCAAGAGGCCTATGCCGCGTCGTACCGCTGGAAGTTCGATTCAAAAACCTGGGTTGAAGGCGGCTACCACCAGTACACCGACCGCTCCACCGGGCCGGCTCTGGCGCTTACCCGCTGGTTTGGCGATGTGGCGGTGCAGGTTTTTGCGCGCAAGGGTGGCTCCAACACCTATGTGGGCCTGGAGCTGAGCCTGCCGCTCACGCCGCGCCAGGGCATGGGGGCGGGCACGGTGCAGCTGGCTGGCACGCCACGCTATGCGCAGTCCATCCGCACCTTGATGACCAATGGCGGCAACGCATACAACTGGGTTGACAGCCGTTCCGTGCGCC